One genomic window of Actinoplanes lobatus includes the following:
- a CDS encoding monooxygenase: MTKPDRPPWKLVAGTMVLVTAFAVVAACGSDTDNSAAPAATGPHSAHAGGSSAPPQPLRAGERFVDLRMAEAYTPAPPEGGGSDEYRCQVIDPGLTKTAFLTGTQFAPENVAIAHHAIVYAVPPGGAAAVRKQDAKIPGLGWQCFGGTGVAGAEVEEGDAAWVDTWAPGATETLLDQDAGYKLEPGSLLVLQIHYNLLATDGKPTGSDRSAVRLRLTDGTPQTRELETWSVDAPTDLPCAADESGPLCDRAASIADVTKRFGPDVGEMADRQVEECGRGVPKPGDTQTCDHKVEAPMTLFAGFGHMHMLGRALKVELNPGTPKAKVVLDVPQFDFDNQRLVKLPSPVEVGPGDTLRVTCTHDVGLRKQVPQLKKLPPRYVVWGDGTSDEMCTGIMTVSLRKS, from the coding sequence ATGACGAAACCTGATAGGCCACCGTGGAAATTGGTGGCGGGCACCATGGTGCTGGTGACGGCGTTCGCTGTCGTCGCCGCCTGCGGGTCTGACACCGACAACAGCGCGGCGCCCGCCGCGACCGGCCCGCACAGCGCGCACGCGGGCGGGTCGTCGGCTCCACCACAGCCGCTGCGCGCCGGCGAGCGGTTCGTCGACCTGAGGATGGCCGAGGCCTACACGCCCGCTCCGCCGGAGGGCGGCGGCTCGGACGAGTACCGGTGCCAGGTGATCGATCCGGGCCTGACCAAGACGGCGTTCCTGACCGGGACCCAATTCGCACCGGAGAACGTCGCCATCGCGCACCACGCCATCGTGTACGCGGTGCCGCCGGGCGGCGCTGCCGCGGTGCGCAAACAGGATGCGAAGATCCCCGGTCTCGGCTGGCAGTGTTTCGGCGGGACCGGCGTGGCCGGCGCCGAGGTCGAGGAGGGGGACGCGGCGTGGGTGGACACCTGGGCGCCGGGCGCCACGGAGACGCTGCTCGACCAGGACGCCGGCTACAAGCTGGAGCCGGGCAGCCTGCTCGTCCTCCAGATCCACTACAACCTGCTCGCGACCGACGGCAAGCCGACCGGGTCGGACCGCTCGGCGGTGCGGCTGCGGCTGACGGACGGCACGCCGCAGACCCGGGAACTCGAAACGTGGTCGGTCGACGCGCCGACCGACCTGCCCTGCGCCGCCGACGAGTCGGGTCCGCTCTGTGACCGGGCGGCCTCGATCGCGGACGTGACGAAGCGGTTCGGGCCGGACGTCGGCGAAATGGCGGACCGTCAGGTGGAGGAGTGCGGCCGGGGCGTGCCGAAGCCCGGTGACACCCAGACCTGCGACCACAAGGTTGAGGCGCCGATGACGCTGTTCGCCGGTTTCGGCCACATGCACATGCTCGGGCGGGCCTTGAAGGTCGAACTCAACCCGGGTACACCGAAGGCCAAGGTCGTCCTGGACGTGCCGCAGTTCGACTTCGACAACCAGCGGCTGGTGAAGCTGCCGTCGCCGGTGGAGGTCGGTCCGGGGGACACGCTGCGGGTGACGTGTACGCACGACGTAGGGCTGCGCAAACAGGTGCCGCAGCTGAAGAAGCTGCCGCCCCGCTACGTGGTGTGGGGCGACGGCACCAGCGACGAGATGTGTACGGGCATCATGACGGTCTCCCTCCGCAAGTCCTGA